The following are encoded together in the Apodemus sylvaticus chromosome 11, mApoSyl1.1, whole genome shotgun sequence genome:
- the Shroom3 gene encoding protein Shroom3 isoform X3: MMQISQGTMGPPWHQSYHSSSSTSDLSNYDHAYLRRSPEQCSSRGSMESLEPSGYPPCHLLSPAKSTSSIDQLGHLHNKRDSAYSSFSTSSSIFEYPPPGGTARERSGSMDVISARGGLLEGMRQADIRYVKTVYDPRRGVSSEYEVNPSAVLLQGKDAHGSADSQGCAKWPNIGRGKGSWSQQCASSLETATDNPPQKAGAPMPPTRSDSYAAFRHRERPSSWSSLDQKRFCRPQTNSPGSQKTPFVEDQLHTVPERSPENSPPVKPKRNYAQKTQPGQPLLPTGIYPVPSPEPHFAQVPQPSVSSNGTVYPALVKESGYAAAQGTCNKMATLDENGNQNEAGRPGLAFCRPLEHDSVTPVEKKPEPTVKYIYKVHFSSVPENEDSSLKSHVAPPHGNSPYPSERKSIHSGSRPSSHHHGLSAPQAPALHVGDDRGPPRPWEGDLQEDHNANLRQKVEREGPGQGLSGNSGRTKSAFSSLQNIPESLRRQSTVELGEAPEVYPGGRAPCALTAKVEDSGRKAGPDSRGSLDRSVSYPRPEGKMNAAESSAEPRYEDPPGPPLPQTCGVSQRRLSASSTSALQYRKPHCSVLEKVSKIEEREQGRHRPTSVGSSAYGLSYRPSRTSSTPSDLDDAKASIDPKASSVHFSESTEHLRNGEQNPPNGESKQEEASWQQGGQLQRRAAADGRGPPGRGSEPPRPEARLLRSQSTFQLFGEAEKEASWSEDRPSTPESPLLDAPFSRAYRNSIKDAQSRVLGATSFRRRDLEPGAPATSRPWRPRPASAHVGMRSPDAAAPSSSPHTPRERHSVTPAAPQAARRGARRRLTAEQKKRSYSEPEKMNEVGVSEEAEPAPCGPPRPAQPRFSESTVADRRSIFERRVFERDGKACSTLSLSGPELKQFQQSALADYIQRKTGKRPAGAACTPPEPGLRERAQSVYLQPVPAAPEGPGLASACSLSSLREPEALPRKEHPLQPTADGPQTPRDRSSSFASGRLVGERRRWDPQAPRQLLSGANCGPRAVQRMDRTPGTPPSWGMVAGKAGKSKSAEDLLERSDTLAVPVHVRSRSSPTSDKKGQDVLLREDSGFGFVKDPCCLAGPGSRSLSCADRGQKELPSSTHHPAPCWNGSGCKAAVASSAPAESPGAPDHLRQLRAPGSRPLSAGMHGPFPDARAASTAPLGSPLPSPVPSSYRSQPATDLQPHPGPASPRSHGLEEGLWKRASLPQRPPPPWVKWAHAVREDGLAEDASAPEFANLKHCKNQPSLPSSCSTSDPDTPGRISLRISESALQASPPPRGDYEDDVFVKDLHPKVTSSPAFDALPPPPPPPPPPSLWTQEPLANGAEDFPPPPPQALCELLLDAEAVKEAGTELPRVTVTGEGHVPGAVHSKGGEIATATPPQTLAKGSEAESNTPSGVSAQPQLSGPPGKQPCPSQTRNLTHEPVDRTQELGKKTHAEPQKTSEDIRTEALAKEIVHQDKSLADILDPDSRMKTTMDLMEGLFPRDADVLLKDSGAKRKALDIAARHAGCEAKTSDHKEAAAGVLVTCPAYYSVSAAKAELLNKIKDLPEELQEEEEPEDVNEKKAELIGSLSHKLESLQEAKGSLLLDIRLNNALGEEVEALIRELCKPNEFDKYKMFIGDLDKVVNLLLSLSGRLARVENVLSGLGEDASKEERSSLNEKRKVLAGQHEDARELKENLDRRERVVLEILANYLSAEQLQEYQHFVRMKSTLLIEQRKLDDKIKLGLEQVRCLLESLPSDFRPKAGAIPLPPALAGHAAPGGGSGLGSIFPTLTSPL, translated from the exons ATGATGCAGATATCTCAGGGCACAATGGGCCCGCCCTGGCACCAGAGCTACCATTCCAG CTCCTCGACGAGTGACCTCTCCAACTATGACCACGCTTATCTGAGGCGGAGCCCTGAGCAGTGCAGCTCCCGCGGGAGCATGGAGAGCCTGGAGCCCAGCGGATACCCACCCTGCCATCTTCTCTCTCCCGCCAAGTCCACGAGCAGCATCGATCAGCTAGGCCACCTTCATAACAAAAGAGACTCGGCCTACAGCTCCTTCTCCACCAGTTCTAGCATCTTCGAGTACCCGCCCCCTGGTGGTACTGCCCGAGAACGTTCTGGTTCCATGGACGTGATTTCTGCCCGGGGCGGCCTCCTAGAAGGGATGAGGCAGGCAGACATTCGCTATGTCAAGACAGTCTACGATCCCCGCAGGGGAGTATCTTCAGAGTACGAGGTGAACCCTTCCGCCGTGCTTCTTCAAGGTAAGGATGCCCACGGCTCAGCAGATAGTCAGGGCTGTGCTAAATGGCCTAACATTGGTCGGGGCAAGGGATCATGGAGCCAGCAGTGTGCTAGTTCCCTGGAGACTGCTACTGACAACCCACCCCAGAAGGCGGGCGCGCCCATGCCCCCCACCCGCAGTGACAGCTATGCAGCCTTCCGGCACCGTGAGCGCCCCAGCTCCTGGTCCAGCCTTGACCAGAAAAGGTTCTGCCGGCCTCAGACAAACTCTCCAGGTTCCCAGAAGACCCCGTTCGTGGAAGACCAGCTGCACACAGTCCCAGAGAGGAGCCCAGAGAACAGCCCCCCAGTGAAACCCAAGCGTAATTATGCCCAGAAGACGCAGCCCGGCCAACCTCTGCTGCCCACTGGCATCTACCCGGTCCCTTCCCCAGAGCCTCACTTTGCCCAGGTGCCCCAGCCCTCTGTGAGTAGTAATGGCACCGTCTACCCTGCACTAGTCAAAGAGAGTGGGTACGCAGCTGCTCAGGGGACCTGCAACAAGATGGCCACCTTAGATGAGAACGGGAATCAAAACGAAGCTGGCAGGCCTGGGCTTGCCTTCTGTCGGCCCCTGGAACACGACTCAGTGACTCCGGtggagaaaaagccagagccCACGGTCAAATACATCTACAAAGTCCATTTTTCTTCTGTGCCTGAAAATGAAGACTCCTCCCTAAAGAGCCACGTCGCACCTCCCCACGGCAATAGCCCGTATCCCAGCGAGAGAAAGAGCATTCACAGCGGCAGCAGACCGAGTTCTCATCACCACGGTCTCTCGGCCCCTCAGGCCCCGGCCCTGCACGTGGGCGATGACCGGGGGCCTCCCAGACCCTGGGAGGGTGACCTTCAGGAAGACCACAATGCCAACCTCAGGCAGAAAGTGGAGAGGGAAGGCCCAGGCCAGGGCCTGTCGGGCAACTCTGGCAGGACCAAATCGGCCTTCTCATCCCTCCAGAATATTCCAGAGAGTCTAAGAAGACAAAGCACCGTGGAGCTAGGAGAGGCCCCGGAGGTTTACCCCGGTGGCAGGGCTCCCTGCGCCCTCACCGCCAAGGTGGAGGACTCTGGAAGGAAAGCAGGGCCCGACAGCAGGGGCTCCCTGGACAGATCTGTTTCCTATCCAAGGCCGGAGGGGAAAATGAATGCTGCAGAATCCAGTGCAGAGCCCAGGTATGAAGATCCCCCGGGCCCACCGCTGCCGCAGACCTGCGGTGTGAGCCAGAGGCGGCTCAGCGCCAGCAGCACCTCTGCCCTGCAGTACAGGAAGCCCCACTGCTCCGTGCTGGAGAAGGTTTCCAAGATCGAGGAGCGAGAGCAAGGGCGCCACAGACCCACGAGTGTGGGCAGCTCCGCCTACGGCCTCAGCTACAGGCCCAGCAGGACGAGCTCTACTCCCAGTGACCTTGACGATGCAAAAGCCAGCATCGATCCGAAAGCCAGCAGCGTCCATTTCTCTGAGTCCACCGAGCACCTGCGCAATGGGGAACAAAACCCCCCAAACGGGGAGTCTAAGCAGGAGGAGGCGTCCTGGCAGCAGGGCGGCCAGCTGCAGCGGAGGGCCGCCGCAGACGGCCGTGGACCTCCTGGCAGAGGCAGCGAGCCCCCGAGGCCGGAGGCCCGCCTGCTCCGCAGCCAGAGCACCTTTCAGCTCTTCGGCGAGGCGGAGAAAGAAGCCTCGTGGTCGGAGGACAGGCCCAGCACCCCCGAGTCGCCCCTGCTGGACGCGCCCTTCAGCCGCGCCTACAGGAACAGCATCAAGGATGCCCAGTCCCGCGTCCTGGGGGCCACCTCGTTTCGTCGCCGAGACCTGGAACCGGGCGCCCCCGCGACCTCGAGGCCCTGGCGCCCGCGACCCGCCTCGGCCCACGTGGGGATGCGGAGCCCCGACGCCGCGGCGCCCTCGTCCTCCCCGCACACCCCTCGGGAGCGACACAGCGTGACCCCGGCCGCGCCCCAGGCTGCCCGCCGAGGGGCACGCCGGCGCCTCACGGCCGAGCAGAAGAAGCGCTCCTACTCCGAGCCAGAGAAGATGAACGAGGTAGGCGTCTCGGAGGAAGCCGAGCCCGCGCCCTGCGGCCCACCGAGGCCTGCGCAGCCGCGCTTCTCGGAGAGCACGGTGGCCGACCGGCGCAGCATCTTCGAGCGCCGCGTCTTCGAGCGCGACGGCAAGGCCTGCTCCACGCTCAGCCTGTCGGGCCCCGAACTCAAGCAGTTCCAGCAGAGCGCCCTGGCCGACTACATCCAGCGCAAGACCGGCAAGCGGCCCGCGGGAGCCGCCTGCACACCGCCGGAGCCCGGGCTGCGCGAGCGCGCCCAGAGCGTCTACCTCCAGCCGGTCCCCGCGGCGCCCGAAGGCCCCGGCCTCGCCTCCGCCTGCAGCCTGAGCTCGCTGCGGGAGCCCGAGGCGCTGCCCCGCAAGGAGCACCCCCTCCAGCCCACCGCAGATGGGCCGCAGACACCCCGAGATCGCAGCAGCTCCTTCGCCAGCGGACGCCTAGTCGGGGAGCGACGACGCTGGGACCCTCAGGCCCCCAGGCAGCTGCTCAGCGGGGCCAACTGCGGACCGAGGGCTGTCCAGAGGATGGACAGGACCCCGGGCACGCCGCCTTCCTGGGGCATGGTGGCTGGGAAGGCAGGGAAGTCCAAGTCTGCCGAGGATCTGCTGGAGCGCTCCGATACCCTGGCGGTCCCTGTGCATGTAAGGTCCAGGTCGTCTCCCACCTCGGACAAGAAAGGTCAG GATGTGCTCCTGAGGGAAGACAGTGGCTTTGGTTTTGTGAAGGACCCATGTTGTCTGGCCGGCCCTGGATCCAG GTCCCTCAGCTGCgcagacagaggccagaaggagcTGCCATCGTCCACGCACCACCCTGCGCCCTGCTGGAACGGCTCGGGCTGCAAAGCCGCTGTGGCCTCCTCAGCTCCTGCCGAATCTCCTGGAGCCCCAGATCACCTGAGGCAGCTTAGAGCGCCTGGCTCCAGGCCGCTTTCGGCGGGGATGCACGGCCCCTTCCCGGATGCCAGAGCTGCCTCCACGGCCCCGCTCGGCTCCCCTCTGCCGTCGCCCGTCCCCTCCAGTTACCGGTCACAGCCGGCCACGGATCTGCAGCCCCACCCAGGCCCCGCCAGCCCACGAAGCCACGGGCTAGAGGAGGGACTGTGGAAGAGGGCGTCCCTGCCTCAGCGGCCCCCTCCACCGTGGGTGAAATGGGCCCACGCCGTCAGAGAGGACGGCCTTGCCGAGGACGCCTCGGCGCCGGAGTTTGCAAACCTGAAGCACTGTAAAAACCAGCCGAGTCTTCCGAGCTCGTGCAGCACTTCCGACCCAGACACGCCGGGGAGGATCTCTCTCCGAATATCGGAGTCAGCCCTTCAAGCTTCCCCGCCACCCCGGGGGGACTATGAGGACGACGTGTTCGTGAAGGACTTGCACCCCAAGGTTACTTCAAGCCCCGCCTTTGATGCTCTTCccccaccgccaccaccgccaccgccaccttCTCTGTGGACCCAGGAACCTCTAGCGAATGGCGCAGAAGACTTCCCTCCACCGCCTCCCCAAGCCCTGTGTGAGCTGCTGCTGGATGCAGAAGCAGTCAAGGAAGCGGGCACTGA GCTTCCCAGGGTGACAGTCACAGGGGAAGGGCACGTGCCCGGGGCAGTCCACTCCAAAGGCGGTGAGATAGCGACTGCCACACCGCCCCAAACTTTGGCCAAAGGCTCAGAAGCCGAGTCCAACACACCTTCCGGCGTGAGTGCCCAGCCTCAGCTCAGCGGTCCTCCTGGCAAGCAGCCCTGTCCCAGCCAGACCCGAAACCTCACTCACGAACCCGTTGACAGAACTCAGGAGCTAGGAAAGAAAACCCATGCTGAGCCCCAGAAGACCTCAGAGGATATCCGAACAGAGGCTCTTGCCAAGGAAATTGTCCACCAAGACAAGTCTCTGGCGGACATTTTGGATCCGGACTCCAGAATGAAGACAACAATGGACCTGATGGAGGGTTTGTTCCCCAGGGATGCCGATGTGCTGCTGAAGGACAGTGGCGCAAAGAGGAAAGCCTTAGACATCGCCGCCAGGCATGCTGGATGTGAAGCCAAGAC GAGCGACCACAAGGAGGCGGCGGCGGGTGTGCTGGTCACCTGCCCTGCTTACTACAGTGTCTCTGCTGCCAAGGCCGAGCTGCTGAACAAAATCAAAGACCTGCCTGAGgagctgcaggaggaggaggagccggaGGACGTCAACGAGAAAAAG GCTGAGCTCATCGGGAGCCTGTCCCACAAGCTGGAGAGCCTCCAGGAAGCGAAGGGGAGCCTGCTCCTGGACATCAGGCTCAACAACGCCctgggggaggaggtggaggcgCTGATCCGAGAGCTCTGCAAGCCCAACGAGTTCGACAAATACAAGATGTTCATCGGGGACCTGGACAAGGTGGTCAACCTGCTGCTGTCCCTGTCTGGACGCCTCGCCCGGGTGGAGAACGTCCTCAGTGGCCTTGGGGAAGACGCCAGTAAAGAAGAAAGG AGTTCTCTGAACGAGAAGAGGAAGGTTCTGGCTGGCCAGCACGAGGACGCCCGCGAGCTGAAGGAGAACCTGGACCGCAGGGAGCGCGTGGTGCTGGAGATCCTGGCCAACTACCTGTCGGCCGAGCAGCTGCAGGAGTACCAGCACTTCGTGAGAATGAAGTCCACACTCCTCATCGAGCAGCGGAAGCTGGACGACAAGATAAAGCTGGGCCTGGAGCAGGTCAGGTGCCTGCTGGAGTCGCTGCCCTCGGACTTCAGGCCCAAGGCGGGGGccatccccctgcccccagccctcGCCGGCCACGCGGCCCCTGGCGGGGGCTCTGGATTGGGTAGCATTTTCCCAACGCTGACCTCTCCTCTTTAA
- the Shroom3 gene encoding protein Shroom3 isoform X1 — MRTTENLEEPSATPNPSRTPKERFVYLEALLEGGAPWGFTLKGGLERGEPLIISKIEEGGKADSVSSGLQAGDEVIHINEVALSSSRREAVSLVKGSYKTLRLVVRRDVCAAPGHADPGTSNSLRSELLTSGPQHRKATWSGGVRLRLKQRCSEPAARPHSWHTTKFGEAQPEVSMMQISQGTMGPPWHQSYHSSSSTSDLSNYDHAYLRRSPEQCSSRGSMESLEPSGYPPCHLLSPAKSTSSIDQLGHLHNKRDSAYSSFSTSSSIFEYPPPGGTARERSGSMDVISARGGLLEGMRQADIRYVKTVYDPRRGVSSEYEVNPSAVLLQGKDAHGSADSQGCAKWPNIGRGKGSWSQQCASSLETATDNPPQKAGAPMPPTRSDSYAAFRHRERPSSWSSLDQKRFCRPQTNSPGSQKTPFVEDQLHTVPERSPENSPPVKPKRNYAQKTQPGQPLLPTGIYPVPSPEPHFAQVPQPSVSSNGTVYPALVKESGYAAAQGTCNKMATLDENGNQNEAGRPGLAFCRPLEHDSVTPVEKKPEPTVKYIYKVHFSSVPENEDSSLKSHVAPPHGNSPYPSERKSIHSGSRPSSHHHGLSAPQAPALHVGDDRGPPRPWEGDLQEDHNANLRQKVEREGPGQGLSGNSGRTKSAFSSLQNIPESLRRQSTVELGEAPEVYPGGRAPCALTAKVEDSGRKAGPDSRGSLDRSVSYPRPEGKMNAAESSAEPRYEDPPGPPLPQTCGVSQRRLSASSTSALQYRKPHCSVLEKVSKIEEREQGRHRPTSVGSSAYGLSYRPSRTSSTPSDLDDAKASIDPKASSVHFSESTEHLRNGEQNPPNGESKQEEASWQQGGQLQRRAAADGRGPPGRGSEPPRPEARLLRSQSTFQLFGEAEKEASWSEDRPSTPESPLLDAPFSRAYRNSIKDAQSRVLGATSFRRRDLEPGAPATSRPWRPRPASAHVGMRSPDAAAPSSSPHTPRERHSVTPAAPQAARRGARRRLTAEQKKRSYSEPEKMNEVGVSEEAEPAPCGPPRPAQPRFSESTVADRRSIFERRVFERDGKACSTLSLSGPELKQFQQSALADYIQRKTGKRPAGAACTPPEPGLRERAQSVYLQPVPAAPEGPGLASACSLSSLREPEALPRKEHPLQPTADGPQTPRDRSSSFASGRLVGERRRWDPQAPRQLLSGANCGPRAVQRMDRTPGTPPSWGMVAGKAGKSKSAEDLLERSDTLAVPVHVRSRSSPTSDKKGQDVLLREDSGFGFVKDPCCLAGPGSRSLSCADRGQKELPSSTHHPAPCWNGSGCKAAVASSAPAESPGAPDHLRQLRAPGSRPLSAGMHGPFPDARAASTAPLGSPLPSPVPSSYRSQPATDLQPHPGPASPRSHGLEEGLWKRASLPQRPPPPWVKWAHAVREDGLAEDASAPEFANLKHCKNQPSLPSSCSTSDPDTPGRISLRISESALQASPPPRGDYEDDVFVKDLHPKVTSSPAFDALPPPPPPPPPPSLWTQEPLANGAEDFPPPPPQALCELLLDAEAVKEAGTELPRVTVTGEGHVPGAVHSKGGEIATATPPQTLAKGSEAESNTPSGVSAQPQLSGPPGKQPCPSQTRNLTHEPVDRTQELGKKTHAEPQKTSEDIRTEALAKEIVHQDKSLADILDPDSRMKTTMDLMEGLFPRDADVLLKDSGAKRKALDIAARHAGCEAKTSDHKEAAAGVLVTCPAYYSVSAAKAELLNKIKDLPEELQEEEEPEDVNEKKAELIGSLSHKLESLQEAKGSLLLDIRLNNALGEEVEALIRELCKPNEFDKYKMFIGDLDKVVNLLLSLSGRLARVENVLSGLGEDASKEERSSLNEKRKVLAGQHEDARELKENLDRRERVVLEILANYLSAEQLQEYQHFVRMKSTLLIEQRKLDDKIKLGLEQVRCLLESLPSDFRPKAGAIPLPPALAGHAAPGGGSGLGSIFPTLTSPL; from the exons GTGCAGTGAACCCGCCGCTCGCCCTCACTCGTGGCATACCACCAAATTTGGGGAGGCCCAGCCTGAGGTCAGCATGATGCAGATATCTCAGGGCACAATGGGCCCGCCCTGGCACCAGAGCTACCATTCCAG CTCCTCGACGAGTGACCTCTCCAACTATGACCACGCTTATCTGAGGCGGAGCCCTGAGCAGTGCAGCTCCCGCGGGAGCATGGAGAGCCTGGAGCCCAGCGGATACCCACCCTGCCATCTTCTCTCTCCCGCCAAGTCCACGAGCAGCATCGATCAGCTAGGCCACCTTCATAACAAAAGAGACTCGGCCTACAGCTCCTTCTCCACCAGTTCTAGCATCTTCGAGTACCCGCCCCCTGGTGGTACTGCCCGAGAACGTTCTGGTTCCATGGACGTGATTTCTGCCCGGGGCGGCCTCCTAGAAGGGATGAGGCAGGCAGACATTCGCTATGTCAAGACAGTCTACGATCCCCGCAGGGGAGTATCTTCAGAGTACGAGGTGAACCCTTCCGCCGTGCTTCTTCAAGGTAAGGATGCCCACGGCTCAGCAGATAGTCAGGGCTGTGCTAAATGGCCTAACATTGGTCGGGGCAAGGGATCATGGAGCCAGCAGTGTGCTAGTTCCCTGGAGACTGCTACTGACAACCCACCCCAGAAGGCGGGCGCGCCCATGCCCCCCACCCGCAGTGACAGCTATGCAGCCTTCCGGCACCGTGAGCGCCCCAGCTCCTGGTCCAGCCTTGACCAGAAAAGGTTCTGCCGGCCTCAGACAAACTCTCCAGGTTCCCAGAAGACCCCGTTCGTGGAAGACCAGCTGCACACAGTCCCAGAGAGGAGCCCAGAGAACAGCCCCCCAGTGAAACCCAAGCGTAATTATGCCCAGAAGACGCAGCCCGGCCAACCTCTGCTGCCCACTGGCATCTACCCGGTCCCTTCCCCAGAGCCTCACTTTGCCCAGGTGCCCCAGCCCTCTGTGAGTAGTAATGGCACCGTCTACCCTGCACTAGTCAAAGAGAGTGGGTACGCAGCTGCTCAGGGGACCTGCAACAAGATGGCCACCTTAGATGAGAACGGGAATCAAAACGAAGCTGGCAGGCCTGGGCTTGCCTTCTGTCGGCCCCTGGAACACGACTCAGTGACTCCGGtggagaaaaagccagagccCACGGTCAAATACATCTACAAAGTCCATTTTTCTTCTGTGCCTGAAAATGAAGACTCCTCCCTAAAGAGCCACGTCGCACCTCCCCACGGCAATAGCCCGTATCCCAGCGAGAGAAAGAGCATTCACAGCGGCAGCAGACCGAGTTCTCATCACCACGGTCTCTCGGCCCCTCAGGCCCCGGCCCTGCACGTGGGCGATGACCGGGGGCCTCCCAGACCCTGGGAGGGTGACCTTCAGGAAGACCACAATGCCAACCTCAGGCAGAAAGTGGAGAGGGAAGGCCCAGGCCAGGGCCTGTCGGGCAACTCTGGCAGGACCAAATCGGCCTTCTCATCCCTCCAGAATATTCCAGAGAGTCTAAGAAGACAAAGCACCGTGGAGCTAGGAGAGGCCCCGGAGGTTTACCCCGGTGGCAGGGCTCCCTGCGCCCTCACCGCCAAGGTGGAGGACTCTGGAAGGAAAGCAGGGCCCGACAGCAGGGGCTCCCTGGACAGATCTGTTTCCTATCCAAGGCCGGAGGGGAAAATGAATGCTGCAGAATCCAGTGCAGAGCCCAGGTATGAAGATCCCCCGGGCCCACCGCTGCCGCAGACCTGCGGTGTGAGCCAGAGGCGGCTCAGCGCCAGCAGCACCTCTGCCCTGCAGTACAGGAAGCCCCACTGCTCCGTGCTGGAGAAGGTTTCCAAGATCGAGGAGCGAGAGCAAGGGCGCCACAGACCCACGAGTGTGGGCAGCTCCGCCTACGGCCTCAGCTACAGGCCCAGCAGGACGAGCTCTACTCCCAGTGACCTTGACGATGCAAAAGCCAGCATCGATCCGAAAGCCAGCAGCGTCCATTTCTCTGAGTCCACCGAGCACCTGCGCAATGGGGAACAAAACCCCCCAAACGGGGAGTCTAAGCAGGAGGAGGCGTCCTGGCAGCAGGGCGGCCAGCTGCAGCGGAGGGCCGCCGCAGACGGCCGTGGACCTCCTGGCAGAGGCAGCGAGCCCCCGAGGCCGGAGGCCCGCCTGCTCCGCAGCCAGAGCACCTTTCAGCTCTTCGGCGAGGCGGAGAAAGAAGCCTCGTGGTCGGAGGACAGGCCCAGCACCCCCGAGTCGCCCCTGCTGGACGCGCCCTTCAGCCGCGCCTACAGGAACAGCATCAAGGATGCCCAGTCCCGCGTCCTGGGGGCCACCTCGTTTCGTCGCCGAGACCTGGAACCGGGCGCCCCCGCGACCTCGAGGCCCTGGCGCCCGCGACCCGCCTCGGCCCACGTGGGGATGCGGAGCCCCGACGCCGCGGCGCCCTCGTCCTCCCCGCACACCCCTCGGGAGCGACACAGCGTGACCCCGGCCGCGCCCCAGGCTGCCCGCCGAGGGGCACGCCGGCGCCTCACGGCCGAGCAGAAGAAGCGCTCCTACTCCGAGCCAGAGAAGATGAACGAGGTAGGCGTCTCGGAGGAAGCCGAGCCCGCGCCCTGCGGCCCACCGAGGCCTGCGCAGCCGCGCTTCTCGGAGAGCACGGTGGCCGACCGGCGCAGCATCTTCGAGCGCCGCGTCTTCGAGCGCGACGGCAAGGCCTGCTCCACGCTCAGCCTGTCGGGCCCCGAACTCAAGCAGTTCCAGCAGAGCGCCCTGGCCGACTACATCCAGCGCAAGACCGGCAAGCGGCCCGCGGGAGCCGCCTGCACACCGCCGGAGCCCGGGCTGCGCGAGCGCGCCCAGAGCGTCTACCTCCAGCCGGTCCCCGCGGCGCCCGAAGGCCCCGGCCTCGCCTCCGCCTGCAGCCTGAGCTCGCTGCGGGAGCCCGAGGCGCTGCCCCGCAAGGAGCACCCCCTCCAGCCCACCGCAGATGGGCCGCAGACACCCCGAGATCGCAGCAGCTCCTTCGCCAGCGGACGCCTAGTCGGGGAGCGACGACGCTGGGACCCTCAGGCCCCCAGGCAGCTGCTCAGCGGGGCCAACTGCGGACCGAGGGCTGTCCAGAGGATGGACAGGACCCCGGGCACGCCGCCTTCCTGGGGCATGGTGGCTGGGAAGGCAGGGAAGTCCAAGTCTGCCGAGGATCTGCTGGAGCGCTCCGATACCCTGGCGGTCCCTGTGCATGTAAGGTCCAGGTCGTCTCCCACCTCGGACAAGAAAGGTCAG GATGTGCTCCTGAGGGAAGACAGTGGCTTTGGTTTTGTGAAGGACCCATGTTGTCTGGCCGGCCCTGGATCCAG GTCCCTCAGCTGCgcagacagaggccagaaggagcTGCCATCGTCCACGCACCACCCTGCGCCCTGCTGGAACGGCTCGGGCTGCAAAGCCGCTGTGGCCTCCTCAGCTCCTGCCGAATCTCCTGGAGCCCCAGATCACCTGAGGCAGCTTAGAGCGCCTGGCTCCAGGCCGCTTTCGGCGGGGATGCACGGCCCCTTCCCGGATGCCAGAGCTGCCTCCACGGCCCCGCTCGGCTCCCCTCTGCCGTCGCCCGTCCCCTCCAGTTACCGGTCACAGCCGGCCACGGATCTGCAGCCCCACCCAGGCCCCGCCAGCCCACGAAGCCACGGGCTAGAGGAGGGACTGTGGAAGAGGGCGTCCCTGCCTCAGCGGCCCCCTCCACCGTGGGTGAAATGGGCCCACGCCGTCAGAGAGGACGGCCTTGCCGAGGACGCCTCGGCGCCGGAGTTTGCAAACCTGAAGCACTGTAAAAACCAGCCGAGTCTTCCGAGCTCGTGCAGCACTTCCGACCCAGACACGCCGGGGAGGATCTCTCTCCGAATATCGGAGTCAGCCCTTCAAGCTTCCCCGCCACCCCGGGGGGACTATGAGGACGACGTGTTCGTGAAGGACTTGCACCCCAAGGTTACTTCAAGCCCCGCCTTTGATGCTCTTCccccaccgccaccaccgccaccgccaccttCTCTGTGGACCCAGGAACCTCTAGCGAATGGCGCAGAAGACTTCCCTCCACCGCCTCCCCAAGCCCTGTGTGAGCTGCTGCTGGATGCAGAAGCAGTCAAGGAAGCGGGCACTGA GCTTCCCAGGGTGACAGTCACAGGGGAAGGGCACGTGCCCGGGGCAGTCCACTCCAAAGGCGGTGAGATAGCGACTGCCACACCGCCCCAAACTTTGGCCAAAGGCTCAGAAGCCGAGTCCAACACACCTTCCGGCGTGAGTGCCCAGCCTCAGCTCAGCGGTCCTCCTGGCAAGCAGCCCTGTCCCAGCCAGACCCGAAACCTCACTCACGAACCCGTTGACAGAACTCAGGAGCTAGGAAAGAAAACCCATGCTGAGCCCCAGAAGACCTCAGAGGATATCCGAACAGAGGCTCTTGCCAAGGAAATTGTCCACCAAGACAAGTCTCTGGCGGACATTTTGGATCCGGACTCCAGAATGAAGACAACAATGGACCTGATGGAGGGTTTGTTCCCCAGGGATGCCGATGTGCTGCTGAAGGACAGTGGCGCAAAGAGGAAAGCCTTAGACATCGCCGCCAGGCATGCTGGATGTGAAGCCAAGAC GAGCGACCACAAGGAGGCGGCGGCGGGTGTGCTGGTCACCTGCCCTGCTTACTACAGTGTCTCTGCTGCCAAGGCCGAGCTGCTGAACAAAATCAAAGACCTGCCTGAGgagctgcaggaggaggaggagccggaGGACGTCAACGAGAAAAAG GCTGAGCTCATCGGGAGCCTGTCCCACAAGCTGGAGAGCCTCCAGGAAGCGAAGGGGAGCCTGCTCCTGGACATCAGGCTCAACAACGCCctgggggaggaggtggaggcgCTGATCCGAGAGCTCTGCAAGCCCAACGAGTTCGACAAATACAAGATGTTCATCGGGGACCTGGACAAGGTGGTCAACCTGCTGCTGTCCCTGTCTGGACGCCTCGCCCGGGTGGAGAACGTCCTCAGTGGCCTTGGGGAAGACGCCAGTAAAGAAGAAAGG AGTTCTCTGAACGAGAAGAGGAAGGTTCTGGCTGGCCAGCACGAGGACGCCCGCGAGCTGAAGGAGAACCTGGACCGCAGGGAGCGCGTGGTGCTGGAGATCCTGGCCAACTACCTGTCGGCCGAGCAGCTGCAGGAGTACCAGCACTTCGTGAGAATGAAGTCCACACTCCTCATCGAGCAGCGGAAGCTGGACGACAAGATAAAGCTGGGCCTGGAGCAGGTCAGGTGCCTGCTGGAGTCGCTGCCCTCGGACTTCAGGCCCAAGGCGGGGGccatccccctgcccccagccctcGCCGGCCACGCGGCCCCTGGCGGGGGCTCTGGATTGGGTAGCATTTTCCCAACGCTGACCTCTCCTCTTTAA